A part of Oncorhynchus kisutch isolate 150728-3 linkage group LG2, Okis_V2, whole genome shotgun sequence genomic DNA contains:
- the LOC116355502 gene encoding transmembrane protein FAM155A-like produces MVYKPWLCSQYFQTTQIHCSKRIPCGQYCLEVQQRCPFILPDNDDLIYGGSPSFICTGLLEEYPGGVEAECCDVRWDFQMEADNNRSRGTLKRTHPSCHHRTSLSSSAACRLCNSRLKLCLLVLVLLHTVASLTASHNATGVGLGLPASLAPLEESSPTNEE; encoded by the exons ATGGTATATAAGCCCTGGCTGTGCTCGCAGTACTTCCAGACCACCCAGATCCACTGCAGTAAGAGGATCCCGTGCGGCCAGTACTGTCTGGAGGTGCAGCAGAGGTGTCCCTTTATCCTGCCTGACAACGACGATCTCATCTATGGAGGAAGTCCCAGTTTTATATGCACAG GGCTGTTGGAGGAGTACCCTGGGGGTGTAGAGGCAGAGTGCTGTGATGTCCGGTGGGACTTCCAGATGGAAGCAGACAACAACCGTTCTCGGGGGACCCTCAAAAGAACTCACCCATCCTGTCACCACCGAACCTCTCTCAGTTCCTCGGCTGCGTGCAGACTGTGCAACAGCCGGCTCAAACTCTGCCTGCTTGTCCTTGTCCTCCTGCACACTGTTGCCTCCCTCACCGCATCCCACAATGCAACGGGAGTGGGCTTGGGTCTTCCTGCCTCCCTCGCCCCTCTGGAGGAGAGTTCCCCCACCAACGAGGAGTGA